In a genomic window of Drosophila takahashii strain IR98-3 E-12201 chromosome 3L, DtakHiC1v2, whole genome shotgun sequence:
- the Agpat4 gene encoding 1-acyl-sn-glycerol-3-phosphate acyltransferase gamma isoform X1, which produces MKFDLRMSHLRGLGRLLIAVTFFTCGFFVNIGQLLLIVLVRPFDKRLSRSLMYYLHYSFYCILVCVAEWYAGSKLRVYIDPEDEKKFFGKEHGLLLMNHTYEIDWLTAWMITDKLGNLGGTKAYAKKMLRYVPVLGWVWWMAEFIFLDRNFEKDKVVIKQQLSEVFSHPDPVWLLLNAEGTRFTAAKHELSVKFAQERGLPVLKHHLIPRTKGFTTSLPTMRGICPAIYDINLAFKKNAETKPTMLSQLNGEPVEPYMYIRRVPLEKVPDGEKEAAQWMQDFFAEKDKIIDSFHETGSFFKTSGVKEVPEKIYKPRLSTLFNFLGWATFSVLCILNYLVSSLVAGNWIGFITVLSILGGFYGLMEYAVNASKISKASAYGAAAKK; this is translated from the exons ATGAAATTCGAT cttaGGATGTCGCATCTCAGGGGATTGGGGCGACTGCTGATCGCCGTGACCTTCTTCACGTGCGGATTCTTCGTTAACATTGGACAGCTTTTGCTGATCGTCCTTGTAAGGCCCTTCGACAAGCGGCTTTCCAGGAGTcttatgtactacctgcattACTCTTTCTACTGCA TCCTAGTCTGTGTGGCGGAATGGTATGCGGGCAGCAAACTGAGGGTCTACATCGATCCCGAGGACGAGAAGAAATTCTTCGGCAAGGAACATGGATTGTTGCTAATGAATCACACATACGAGATTGATTGGCTAACTGCGTGGATGATAACCGACAAGCTGGGAAATCTGGGAGGCACCAAGGCCTATGCCAAGAAGATGCTCCGCTACGTTCCAGTTTTGGGATGGGTCTGGTGGATGGCCGAGTTCATCTTCCTCGATCGCAACTTCGAGAAGGACAAGGTGGTGATCAAGCAACAGCTTTCGGAGGTGTTTTCCCATCCCGATCCTGTGTGGCTTTTGCTCAATGCTGAGGGAACCCGCTTTACTGCCGCCAAGCACGAGTTGTCCGTTAAGTTTGCCCAGGAAAGAGGTCTTCCTGTACTCAAACATCACTTAATTCCACGCACCAAGGGATTTACCACCAG tcTTCCCACCATGCGAGGCATTTGTCCTGCCATTTATGATATTAACCTGGCTTTTAAGAAGAATGCTGAG aCAAAGCCCACCATGTTGTCCCAGTTGAATGGTGAACCCGTGGAACCCTACATGTACATTCGTCGCGTGCCATTGGAAAAGGTTCCCGATGGTGAAAAGGAGGCCGCCCAGTGGATGCAGGACTTCTTTGCCGAAAAGGACAAGATCATCGACAGTTTCCACGAAACCGGCAGTTTCTTCAAGACTTCTGGCGTCAAGGAGGTTCCCGAGAAGATCTACAAGCCGCGTCTGAGCACCCTGTTCAACTTCTTGGGCTGGGCCACCTTTTCGGTCCTCTGTATTCTGAACTATTTGGTCAGCTCCTTGGTTGCAGGCAACTGGATTGGCTTCATCACCGTCTTATCCATCTTGGGAGGAT tctATGGCCTCATGGAATACGCTGTCAACGCTTCGAAGATCAGCAAGGCCTCTGCTTATGGAGCAGCTGCCAAGAAATAG
- the Gagr gene encoding uncharacterized protein Gagr, which translates to MDPEFVNKYNQVLSRLKLVENFDGSDPGKLPQFLQKIEALMPAINSFDEYYKAQLIGHIKNKCTDRAREAVFTRQMSAPVGANGNGNGHLLKAESWLKLKDQLLYNYAERESSYSLIHKIRSAVLDSNIELYYQKMAKLKHRLINRKLTHNDTLYGLEDIERITLQVFRDHLPEPTHSMILRRNPKSMEEAYRYIVEVQQQFYTQSGSLASDHQAATFSTSHKQQSYGVGMGGVGVSTVGLGVGMGAVGLGLSSYARQMSNEKGQQQLQNQNSSRSYYNQSAPPVGAGKNHPMFKSLGNPTFKSSFSYNGSSSNTSGLGSNYASSKKSDIKQNYQQQKSQNYAKTSSSSAWKK; encoded by the coding sequence ATGGATCCCGAGTTTGTGAACAAATACAATCAGGTGCTCAGCCGGCTGAAGCTGGTGGAGAACTTCGATGGCAGTGATCCCGGCAAGCTGCCGCAGTTCTTGCAGAAGATCGAGGCCCTCATGCCGGCCATAAATAGTTTCGATGAGTACTACAAGGCCCAGTTGATAGGACATATAAAGAATAAGTGCACGGATCGCGCGAGAGAAGCGGTCTTCACCCGACAAATGAGTGCCCCAGTGGGAGcgaatggcaatggcaatggtCACCTTTTGAAGGCCGAATCCTGGCTGAAGCTCAAGGATCAGCTGCTGTACAATTATGCGGAGAGGGAGTCCAGCTACTCGCTGATCCACAAGATACGCAGTGCCGTGCTGGACTCGAATATCGAGTTGTACTACCAGAAGATGGCCAAGCTGAAGCACAGACTGATCAATCGAAAGTTGACTCACAATGATACCCTGTATGGTCTCGAGGATATCGAGAGGATAACGCTGCAGGTGTTCAGGGATCACCTGCCGGAACCCACGCACTCGATGATCCTGCGCAGGAATCCAAAGAGCATGGAGGAGGCCTATCGGTATATTGTGGAGGTTCAGCAGCAATTCTACACGCAGAGTGGATCGCTGGCCAGCGATCATCAGGCGGCCACATTTAGTACGAGTCACAAGCAGCAGTCTTATGGAGTGGGAATGGGCGGAGTGGGCGTGAGCACCGTAGGATTGGGTGTGGGCATGGGAGCCGTGGGTCTGGGACTCTCCTCCTACGCCCGCCAAATGTCCAACGAGAAGggacagcagcagctgcagaacCAAAACTCCTCGAGGAGCTACTACAACCAGTCGGCACCGCCGGTGGGCGCCGGTAAAAATCATCCCATGTTCAAGAGCCTGGGCAATCCGACCTTCAAATCCAGTTTCAGCTACAATGGAAGCAGTAGCAATACTTCCGGCTTGGGTTCGAATTATGCGAGTTCCAAGAAGTCGGATATTAAGCAGAATTACCAGCAGCAAAAGAGCCAGAACTACGCGAAGACCTCATCGTCGAGTGCCTGGAAGAAGTAG
- the LOC108067252 gene encoding uncharacterized protein isoform X3, whose product MNLCRTLCPIFASIRIIASNSRLRRGLFGKPEKDSKDKSRPKTVKLQEQQSEPAPQDMFYDRGNSANKSSAQQILQRLQRSTSASAIRSHLTKVSSTYRRPIAFNFIRRECKRFYVLPVYMHSTKQSIRLWWQYAYKCVTPAAPSDAAWNPNLKFRLHCSRQLRIRKLRRGPWSRRQPLRLHINDIKLLCQVRRRSK is encoded by the exons ATGAATTTGTGCAGGACACTGTGCCCGATATTTGCATCAATCAGGATAATTGCATCAAACAGCAGGTTACGG AGAGGACTCTTTGGCAAACCGGAAAAGGACTCGAAGGATAAGTCGCGACCCAAGACGGTGAAACTGCAGGAACAGCAATCGGAACCAGCGCCCCAGGATATGTTCTATGATCGCGGGAACTCTGCGAATAAATCAAGTGCCCAGCAAATT ctccAGCGTCTGCAGCGATCGACGAGCGCCAGTGCGATCCGTTCGCACCTGACCAAGGTATCATCGACATACCGCCGCCCCATCGCCTTCAACTTTATTCGGCGCGAGTGCAAGAGGTTCTACGTTCTGCCCGTCTATATG CACAGCACCAAGCAGAGCATTCGATTATGGTGGCAATATGCCTACAAATGCGTCACACCCGCCGCTCCGTCGGATGCCGCCTGGAATCCGAATCTGAAATTTAGGCTCCACTGCAGCCGGCAGCTGCGCATCCGGAAATTGAGACGTGGTCCGTGGTCCAGGAGGCAGCCACTCCGATTGCATATCAATGACATCAAGCTGTTGTGCCAGGTGCGCAGGCGAAGTAAATAA
- the RAF2 gene encoding serine/arginine repetitive matrix protein 1, with amino-acid sequence MSNVEIYDSSNSQLSSDEYSHEEGEYDALMDAAVSKERPQKIKDKAEAPPKPEEDEKLPEIKADQPPSTRAETLRRIRQLQLQRRRWPNLYFKRRSMRWLRPNKLEYNTYLEGLKDLLPKRRSEMARLNARRRRNYDSRSRSRSPSRSRSRSPSRSPSSRSRSYSRSRSGSHSPELICLDDTENEESPEKPDNDHQENKARIMAPPQLNFETPEKLKAKPPGGNENGASVLEEFLIRKELLSATMELQQAINQQHEVEDSSLAVDSTLKRRRSVTPPQSKAIPDADDDDTIEFMQVQEGKSVEAAAAAAAPLNLQMPSTPVANPPSFKLSTPYSLAPPVTKPPAENLTPISYSLNTPTPPATPMEITYPNEKLLNNTKPNSLTQLTAVSYAQATPQVAAIVKKPPVQAAPLQKASLQPMALPRAAPLQQMAQLRSGPPQQLAPPKSGPPHQLPPPKSVQPQQLAAPPKAGQPQQLAAPPRAAPPQQFAAPKEAPPQQFTAPKEAAPQPQLQHHLPPVVPPSFVVPQQPQPRRSDTVSTQTQQVPQSPPIAPSTSRQKPNIDLNNSDANFHFRIRELFGELNSIVTDKVNSIHPNKNSLAEERERIDADLKTLDNLIVQKEEEYNRLLHLRCVKEELRSRLERKERVTIVKELLPMLLNKSCSTDELQDMQAILEEEQEAPMASKRGLSAVEQCLNYAELNQNNIRLLRGVMGLKEQAPPVSPRHFEEEGQLFRRNSLPARRSTMRDARYTPNEPNQRELNAYAAPLAKRPRLLHPQDRYHQEMTSSTPNLASTSSSSHRIQGAGKPPHYSNMSLDNHFENESLLKPLFNSSPMGSQRQLANRQYHESHSTHRNDEEMDEIKPKSDKIKPLGHKSNNKSQREFSAPINGKEERRCHECKLNEATYLCSSCQNQWYCSRECQLRAWDTHYQTCGV; translated from the exons ATGTCCAACGTGGAGATCTACGACTCCTCCAATTCGCAGCTGAGCAGCGATGAGTACAGCCACGAGGAGGGGGAGTACGACGCCCTGATGGATGCGGCGGTCAGCAAGGAGCGCCCCCAGAAGATCAAGGATAAAGCGGAGGCTCCTCCAAAACCGGAGGAGGATGAGAAGCTGCCGGAGATCAAGGCGGACCAGCCGCCTTCCACACGAGCCGAAACGCTGCGCAGGATtaggcagctgcagctgcaacgCCGCCGGTGGCCCAATCTCTACTTTAAGCGACGCAGCATGCGCTG GCTGCGACCCAATAAACTGGAGTACAACACTTATTTGGAGGGCCTGAAGGACCTGCTGCCCAAGCGAAGATCGGAAATGGCTCGCTTGAATGCCAGGAGGCGGAGAAACTACGACAGCAGGAGCCGGAGCAGGAGTCCCAGTCGCAGCAGGAGTCGTAGCCCCAGTCGCAGTCCcagcagtcgcagtcgcagctATTCACGCAGCCGCAGTGGCAGCCATTCGCCGGAACTCATTTGTCTGGATGACACGGAGAACGAGGAATCCCCCGAGAAACCCGACAACGATCATCAGGAAAACAAGGCCAGGATTATGGCTCCACCTCAACTCAACTTCGAAACACCGGAGAAGCTGAAGGCCAAACCGCCGGGAGGCAACGAAAACGGAGCCTCCGTGCTCGAGGAATTCTTGATAAGAAAGGAGCTGCTCTCCGCCACCATGGAGCTGCAACAGGCCATCAATCAGCAGCATGAGGTGGAAGATTCCTCCCTGGCAGTGGATTCCACTCTCAAGAGACGCCGTTCGGTGACACCGCCGCAAAGCAAAGCGATTCCCGATGCAGACGACGACGATACGATTGAGTTTATGCAGGTTCAGGAAGGCAAATCAGttgaggcagcagcagcagcagctgcaccaCTGAATCTCCAAATGCCCAGCACCCCGGTGGCCAATCCGCCCTCTTTCAAGCTCAGCACACCGTATTCCCTGGCTCCGCCGGTCACTAAGCCACCTGCGGAGAACCTAACACCCATCTCCTACAGCCTAAATACTCCCACACCACCGGCTACGCCCATGGAGATAACCTATCCCAACGAGAAGCTGTTGAATAACACGAAACCAAACTCCTTAACTCAGCTGACGGCTGTTTCGTATGCACAGGCCACTCCACAAGTGGCGGCCATCGTTAAGAAGCCTCCAGTTCAAGCGGCTCCACTTCAAAAGGCTTCGCTGCAGCCAATGGCCCTTCCCAGAGCGGCGCCACTGCAGCAAATGGCTCAACTGCGATCAGGTCCTCCACAGCAGCTCGCTCCACCGAAATCAGGCCCTCCACATCAGCTTCCTCCACCAAAATCTGTGCAACCACAGCAGCTAGCAGCTCCACCGAAAGCAGGGCAACCGCAGCAGCTAGCAGCTCCACCAAGAGCAGCTCCTCCACAGCAATTTGCTGCCCCAAAAGAAGCTCCTCCACAGCAATTTACGGCCCCAAAAGAAGCTGCACCACAGCCCCAGTTGCAACACCACTTGCCTCCAGTTGTTCCGCCCAGCTTCGTGGTTCCCCAGCAGCCGCAGCCACGTCGCTCGGACACGGTGTCCACGCAAACGCAGCAGGTGCCGCAATCACCACCGATTGCTCCTTCGACGTCCCGCCAAAAACCCAACATTGATCTCAACAACAGCGATGCCAACTTCCATTTTCGCATCAGGGAACTGTTCGGTGAACTAAACTCCATCGTCACGGATAAGGTTAATTCGATTCACCCGAATAAGAACTCCCTGGCCGAAGAACGGGAGCGCATTGATGCGGATCTAAAGACTCTGGACAATCTGATTGTCCAGAAAGAGGAGGAATACAATCGACTGCTTCACCTGCGCTGCGTGAAAGAGGAGCTGCGCTCGCGATTGGAGCGAAAGGAGCGCGTGACTATTGTAAAGGAGCTGCTGCCAATGCTGCTGAACAAAAGTTGCAGCACTGACGAGCTGCAGGATATGCAGGCGATactcgaggaggagcaggaagcTCCGATGGCCTCCAAACGCGGACTGTCGGCGGTGGAGCAATGCCTGAATTACGCGGAGCTCAACCAGAACAACATTCGTTTGCTGCGCGG agTAATGGGATTGAAGGAACAGGCACCGCCCGTATCACCTCGCCATTTCGAGGAGGAGGGACAGCTATTTAGAAGGAATTCCCTGCCAGCGCGTCGGTCAACAATGCGAGATGCCCGGTATACGCCAAATGAGCCAAATCAGCGCGAACTCAACGCATATGCAGCTCCGCTGGCCAAGCGGCCAAGGCTTTTGCACCCGCAAGACAG ataCCATCAGGAGATGACTAGCTCCACGCCGAATCTGGCCAGCACTTCCTCCTCGTCGCACAGGATTCAGGGTGCGGGAAAACCGCCCCACTACAGCAACATGTCGCTGGACAACCATTTCGAGAACGAATCATTGCTCAAGCCGCTGTTCAACAGCAGTCCCATGGGATCCCAGCGTCAACTAGCTAATAGACAG TACCACGAATCACATTCCACTCACCGCAACGACGAAGAAATGGACGAGATAAAGCCCAAGTCAGACAAGATCAAGCCGCTTGGCCATAAGAGCAACAATAAGTCCCAGCGCGAATTTTCCGCACCCATAAATGGAAAAGAGGAAAGGCGCTGCCACGAGTGCAAGCTCAATGAAGCCACCTACTTGTGCTCCAGTTGCCAGAATCAATGGTACTGCAGTCGTGAATGCCAG CTGCGCGCCTGGGACACACACTATCAAACTTGTGGCGTTTAG
- the Agpat4 gene encoding 1-acyl-sn-glycerol-3-phosphate acyltransferase gamma isoform X2: MSHLRGLGRLLIAVTFFTCGFFVNIGQLLLIVLVRPFDKRLSRSLMYYLHYSFYCILVCVAEWYAGSKLRVYIDPEDEKKFFGKEHGLLLMNHTYEIDWLTAWMITDKLGNLGGTKAYAKKMLRYVPVLGWVWWMAEFIFLDRNFEKDKVVIKQQLSEVFSHPDPVWLLLNAEGTRFTAAKHELSVKFAQERGLPVLKHHLIPRTKGFTTSLPTMRGICPAIYDINLAFKKNAETKPTMLSQLNGEPVEPYMYIRRVPLEKVPDGEKEAAQWMQDFFAEKDKIIDSFHETGSFFKTSGVKEVPEKIYKPRLSTLFNFLGWATFSVLCILNYLVSSLVAGNWIGFITVLSILGGFYGLMEYAVNASKISKASAYGAAAKK, encoded by the exons ATGTCGCATCTCAGGGGATTGGGGCGACTGCTGATCGCCGTGACCTTCTTCACGTGCGGATTCTTCGTTAACATTGGACAGCTTTTGCTGATCGTCCTTGTAAGGCCCTTCGACAAGCGGCTTTCCAGGAGTcttatgtactacctgcattACTCTTTCTACTGCA TCCTAGTCTGTGTGGCGGAATGGTATGCGGGCAGCAAACTGAGGGTCTACATCGATCCCGAGGACGAGAAGAAATTCTTCGGCAAGGAACATGGATTGTTGCTAATGAATCACACATACGAGATTGATTGGCTAACTGCGTGGATGATAACCGACAAGCTGGGAAATCTGGGAGGCACCAAGGCCTATGCCAAGAAGATGCTCCGCTACGTTCCAGTTTTGGGATGGGTCTGGTGGATGGCCGAGTTCATCTTCCTCGATCGCAACTTCGAGAAGGACAAGGTGGTGATCAAGCAACAGCTTTCGGAGGTGTTTTCCCATCCCGATCCTGTGTGGCTTTTGCTCAATGCTGAGGGAACCCGCTTTACTGCCGCCAAGCACGAGTTGTCCGTTAAGTTTGCCCAGGAAAGAGGTCTTCCTGTACTCAAACATCACTTAATTCCACGCACCAAGGGATTTACCACCAG tcTTCCCACCATGCGAGGCATTTGTCCTGCCATTTATGATATTAACCTGGCTTTTAAGAAGAATGCTGAG aCAAAGCCCACCATGTTGTCCCAGTTGAATGGTGAACCCGTGGAACCCTACATGTACATTCGTCGCGTGCCATTGGAAAAGGTTCCCGATGGTGAAAAGGAGGCCGCCCAGTGGATGCAGGACTTCTTTGCCGAAAAGGACAAGATCATCGACAGTTTCCACGAAACCGGCAGTTTCTTCAAGACTTCTGGCGTCAAGGAGGTTCCCGAGAAGATCTACAAGCCGCGTCTGAGCACCCTGTTCAACTTCTTGGGCTGGGCCACCTTTTCGGTCCTCTGTATTCTGAACTATTTGGTCAGCTCCTTGGTTGCAGGCAACTGGATTGGCTTCATCACCGTCTTATCCATCTTGGGAGGAT tctATGGCCTCATGGAATACGCTGTCAACGCTTCGAAGATCAGCAAGGCCTCTGCTTATGGAGCAGCTGCCAAGAAATAG
- the Agpat3 gene encoding 1-acyl-sn-glycerol-3-phosphate acyltransferase gamma, which translates to MVSLEKLKQLRLIHLCIALTFFTSGLCINFIQLLMHLLIKPIDKRLFRKLMYYACYSLYSQLIFVADWYAGSKMTVYMDKDDFENHAGKEHVLLIMNHKYEIDWLNGWMICDKLGVLGNCKAYAKKAIRYVPIIGWGWWLAEFVFLNRNFDQDKTIITEQLKVVYSYPDPTWLLLNAEGTRFTPAKHEASVKFAQERGMPVLKHHLIPRTKGFTASLAPIRGLCPVIYDINLAYRPTDKVPATMLSLLHGKGVEPHLLMRRIPLEQVPEDEKEAAAWLQNLFVEKDKIIDSFLETGSFFKTSGIKEVPAYVNKARLCSLVNFACWATFSLSCIFYYLITSLLAANWTALITACSVLGLFYWLMGQAINKTQISKGSSYGSSKPSTK; encoded by the exons ATGGTGTCGCTGGAGAAGCTGAAACAATTGAGACTGATCCACCTGTGCATCGCGCTCACCTTCTTCACGAGTGGGCTATGCATCAACTTTATCCAGCTGCTGATGCACTTGCTCATTAAGCCCATAGACAAGCGCCTCTTCCGCAAGCTGATGTACTATGCCTGCTATTCGCTCTACTCCC AACTCATCTTCGTGGCCGATTGGTATGCCGGCAGCAAGATGACCGTCTACATGGACAAGGATGACTTCGAGAATCATGCCGGCAAGGAGCATGTGCTGCTGATCATGAACCACAAGTACGAGATCGACTGGCTCAACGGCTGGATGATCTGCGACAAGTTGGGCGTGCTGGGCAACTGCAAGGCCTACGCCAAGAAGGCCATTCGCTATGTCCCGATCATCGGCTGGGGCTGGTGGCTCGCCGAGTTCGTCTTCCTCAATCGCAACTTCGACCAGGACAAGACCATCATCACGGAGCAGCTCAAGGTGGTCTACTCCTATCCCGATCCCACCTGGCTTCTGCTCAACGCCGAGGGCACTCGTTTCACACCCGCCAAGCACGAGGCATCCGTGAAGTTTGCCCAGGAGAGGGGAATGCCGGTGCTGAAGCATCACTTGATTCCACGCACCAAGGGATTCACCGCCAGTTTGGCGCCCATTCGCGGTCTTTGCCCCGTCATCTATGATATTAACCTGGCCTACAGGCCCACAGATAAG GTCCCTGCCACCATGCTCAGTCTGCTGCATGGAAAGGGCGTGGAACCCCACCTGCTAATGAGGCGCATTCCTTTGGAACAGGTGCCCGAGGACGAGAAGGAGGCCGCCGCCTGGCTGCAGAATTTGTTCGTGGAGAAGGACAAGATCATCGACAGCTTCCTGGAGACGGGCAGCTTCTTCAAGACATCCGGCATTAAGGAGGTTCCCGCCTACGTGAACAAAGCCCGTCTCTGTTCGCTGGTGAATTTCGCCTGCTGGGCGACGTTTTCGCTTTCCTGCATTTTCTACTATCTGATCACTTCCCTGTTGGCGGCCAACTGGACGGCCCTCATCACCGCTTGTTCCGTGCTGGGACTTT TTTACTGGCTAATGGGCCAGGCCATCAACAAGACGCAGATCAGCAAGGGATCTAGTTATGGATCCTCCAAGCCGAGCACAAAATAA